The genomic stretch AATTCAAGGTCCCCATCCAGGCCATCAGCATTGTGGATGAATACCTGGAGCATGCCAGGGTGATGATATTCCACAACGGGGGAAAAGAAAGGACCTTCATCTCCTCCGCCGACTGGATGGTACGGAATATCGACCACCGGGTGGAAGTTACCTGCCCCATCTTTGAAAAAAGTATCCAGGAAGAACTGAAAGACATCCTGCAGATACAACTGAAGGATAACATCAAGGCACGGATACTGGACAACGAACTCAGCAACCAGTATGTAAATCCCCGCAACACCAAAAAGATCCGCAGCCAGGTGGAGACGTACAATTATCTTTATCGCAAAGCACAATAACGCTGGCACGTTTAATACGTTTAAATCGTTTAAGGGTTAATCCGTAAATTCGTTGCCGTACACCTGACCATTAATCGTTTCAGCGATTGAAACGATTGAAACGATTTTAACGACTTAAACGATTACCGACATTGAGACTCGCCGCCATCGATATAGGAAGTAATGCCGCCCGGCTCCTGATAACCGAGGTGATCACCGAAGGAAAGAATGAGGCTGTTTTCAATAAACTCAATTTGGTAAGGGTTCCCCTCCGCCTGGGATTTGATGTATTTGAATACGGCGTGATCTCCAAACCAAAGACCGGCATGATGCTGCAGACGATGAAGGCTTTCAAGCACCTGATGAATGCCTACGAAGTAAAGCACGTGATCGCCTGCGCCACCAGCGCCATGCGGGATGCAAAAAATTCCGATGACATCATCCGGAAAGTAAAATTAGAAACCGATATTTCCATTGAGGTCATCAGCGGCGATAAAGAAGCCGGGATCGTTTTTGAGAACCATATTGCCGAAACCCTCGACAAGGACCACAGCTACATGTATATTGATGTGGGCGGCGGCAGCACCGAGCTCTCTTTTTCAGCAACGGAAGGCTGAATTTCAAAGAATCATTCAACATCGGCACCATACGGCTACTGCAGGATGCGGTGAATGAAAAGACCTGGGAAGTGATGAAGGAAATAATCAAGACCGTTACCAAAGGACAAAAGGAAGTGATGGCCATCGGCAGCGGCGGCAACATCAACAAAGTATTTTCGCTGAGCAAACGAAAAGAAGGCAAGCCCCTTAGCCTCGAACTTTTAAGAGACTATCACAAAGAACTGGGCAGCGTAACACTGGAAGAACGGATGCGGCTTTACAGCCTGCGGCCCGACCGTGCCGACGTGATCATACCCGCCCTCCTCATTTACATCAATGCTATGCGCTGGGCCGGCGCCAACGAAATGTACGTACCCAAGATCGGGCTGGTGGATGGACTGGTGAGGCATTTGTGGGAAGAGGTGAAATAGGATCCCTTCCACCCTGGTTGGTGTCCCACCAACCGGAACAACCACTCAGCCCGATGCGGATAATTGAGATCGTGAACCTCATCCCGGCCCCGGCGCTGAAAAAATTTCGGATATCAAAACAGGTTCCTGTTCCATTCAACGAAATTTGCTTTACATAATCTCAAACTATATGTCTCCTGAATCACTCAATGAACTGATCCGCAGCCGGCGCTCTGTTTTCCCGACCAGTTTGAACAGGGCAAAAAAGTGGGTGACGAAATTATAAAACAGGTACTCATCAATGCCACCTGGGCACCCAACCACGGCCAGGAAGAACCCTGGCATTTCACCGTTTTCAGCGGCGATGGGTTACAGGCGCTGGCGGATTATCAAAGCAGCCTGTACAGGCAGGCGGCGGGTGATTCCTTCAATGAAAAAAAATACATCAAACTGCAGCAGCAACCATTAAAGGCATCGCATATCATTGCCATCGGAATGAGGCGGTCAACAAAGAAGAACATACCCGAGATCGAGGACATTGAAGCGGTTGCCTGTGCTGTACAGAATATTTACCTTTCTGTGGCCGCATACGGACTGGGCGGTTACTGGACAACAGGCGGGATCACCTACCTGGAAAATGCCAAATCCTTTTTCGGGCTTGCAGAAAATGACAAACTGCTCGGCTTCTTTTATATCGGTCATGTTGCGGTACCATCTGCACCCGGTAAACGAAAACCCATTGAGGAAAAAACGAACTGGGTAACCACATCCTGATGCAGGAAAGGCTTATTCTTTCGTCATTTTCTCCATCACCATTTTTTTGAGTTCAGCCAGTTCCTTTTTCAGCGCTTCATTTTCCTTTTTGAGTTGCTGGATACCGATCAATGCCACGCCGCTTTTATCCAGGGCCGATAAACTCTTTCCATCTCCTACCTGGAACAGGTTTTGAAAATCCTGTGCCATGGGACTGATATGGTATTCATCTGCTGTATTGCTGTACCGGTACCTGTATACCGGCATTTCCGCGATCTTCTGCAAAACCGAACGGCCATCCATCAGCAGCAGGTCGGTTTTTTTATTCCGGTCGCTTACATCGGTCCATACCCCGCCAGTGGTAAGCCTGGCCGTTGTTACAGCGTTATTGAACTCCAGGATGTTGGCAGCGGCGGTATTGATGCCGAATCCCCACCTGGTCACATTCACATCGCCAAAAACCATGCTGTTGCTTTGGGTAACACTGGCATCATACCCGATTGCAGTGGCATTGCTGATTGAAGCACCCGCCAATGTACTGGCGCCGAGCAGTGTATTCTGCGAGCCGGTTGTTGCCCCCCCGCTGGTATGGCCGATAAAAGTATTCTGAAAGCCGGTAGTGAGGTTATTCCCTGTCAAATATCCCACAATGGTATTATTATAACCCGTAACCAGGTCATCGGCCGTAGAAGTTCCTATGGCTGTATTCTGGTTTCCGCTGTTGGTGACTGCAGCAGGGTTAACCGAAAATAACGACCGGTAACCTACTGCTACATTATTGCTTAACATACCGGAAGCAAAATTCATGGTTGCCAGGGCCGATTCGCCGATAGCGGTATTCTGGCTGCACAGCGTATTACTTTCCAGTGCATTGCGGCCGATGGCGAGGTTACTGGCGCCGGAGATATTATCCCGCAGCGCCCTGCTTCCGATAGCCAGGTTATTATTTCCGGTGTTCGAAAAGAGAGCACTGTCGCCAACGGCAAGGATACCGGTGGCTGATGTGGAAGTACGGGCTGCTACAAAACCAATAACGGTATTATTGGATGCGGTGCTGTTGTATAATGCCTCATAACCTATGGCCACATTATTACTTCCTGAGCCAAGGTTGCGCAATACAAATGATCCCATCCCGGTATTCCTGGAGCCTAATGAATCGTTATAACCACTCTCATAACCGAAATAGCTTGTGGAGTTACCGGATTTAGACAAACGGTGTGCGCTTCTGCCCATGGCAGTATGCTGGCTGCCGGTAATATTATCATGCAGTGCCCCGGTTCCAACAGCCGTATTTTCCTGGCCGGTAGTGTTTAAGTAAAGTGCTTCGCTGCCAATGCCCGTATTTTTAACTCCATTGGTTGCATTGGTAGGCTGGTTATAAAAAAGCGCTTTGGAGCCTACGGCAGTATTATCCATAAAATAGTTGACGCCTCCATTAAAGCTCTGGGTTACCATGGCCGAATCTCCCACGGCCGTATTGCGGCTGCCCGCCGTATTTGCCTTGAGTGCAAAGCCTCCCACTGCTACATTGCCCGACCCGGAGACATTTGCCAGCATTGCCAGCGTACCGATCGCAGTATTTGATGCGAGGGAAGTATCCAGTGCCAGGGCTGAAGCTCCTACGGCCGTCTTGTTGTTACCCGACCTGTTATTCAGCAGTGTATTATAACCCACTGCCACATTATTGGTCGTGTTTTTTGTATTGAACATGCTTGCTGCACCAACAGCAACATTATTCGACCCTGTTGTATCGCCGTTCATTGCATTACTTCCAATAGCGGTATTACTCTCACCGGATCTGTGATTTGCCAACGAGGTGGCCCCTATGGCTACATTGCTGTTTCCGGAAGCGTTGTTCAACAATGCGTTCGCACCAACTGCCGTATTAAACAAGCCGGTTGTGTTCTGCAATGCATTATTTCCAATTGCGGTATTGGAAGCGGATGTGGTTACTTTGGTCAGGGCATTATTTCCGAATGCAGTATTACCCGATCCGGTAGTAATGCTTATGCCTGCATCGGTTCCGATGAAAAAATTACTTTGGTTCATATCAAACTGGCCGATCCATGAATTGTTTTGTTTGAAACGGACTGGCATCAGATCCAGGGTCCCAATAAAATTCACCGAGGTATCCGTACCTGCATTGCCCGTCGTGCTCCAGCCTGTTGAACTGCTGGATAACCATATCCAGGTGCCGCCGTCATAATAATAAAAGCCCGTACTGTCGGGTGCCACCTGGCATATCAACAAACCGGCAGCCGGTGTGGCAATGGAATTTTTCTGCGCCTTCGTCATCCTGGGGATCAATATGCCTTTGGTTGTACTTTTTACATCAAGCAGGGCACTTGCGTGAGCCGGGCTTCCATCGGTGTTTATGGCAAGCGATTGGGCCGAACCGTGTATGCAGTAAACGGAAATGAATATCTGCAGGAGGGCAATTCTTTTTAACATAGACAAAATTTTGGTGGCTCAATTTAGTATTTAATAATATTCAGAATAATTTAGATTTCCACATCACTGTTGTTTTTCGGCATTTTAAATTTAAAAAACTGCCTGGCAATAATGATCACAACAAACCTGGTCTCAACAGCGGACACAAAGGTCTGTCGCCCCGGCCGGATTGGATATAAATATCTTAGACCGGGCCCTTGAACATAACAATCCCTGGCATGAATAATATTTGTTTCTTCAACCTTCTTTCTGCAAATTGCTTCCCGGAACAGATCCGTTACTGTCATGACAAATATCCTCATCCTGAGATCGGTCCTGGTCGTTTTGATCGCTTTCAACTTCAGCATTGCCGTTGCACAACGATCAAACGCAGGCAACTGGTTCATTTATTTCGGCAACCAGTCCATCAGTAAAAAATGGAACTGGTGGAACGAAGTGCAGTACCGTAATTATAATTTCGCCGGCGACCTGCAGCAGTTGCTTTTACGGACAGGCATCGGGTATAACCTTACGGAGAACAACAACAATATCCTGTTGGGCTATGGTTTCATCCATTCGCAGCGCTACCTGCCCGGTACAAACAATAAGTCGGGCAGCAACGAACACCGGCTTTACCAGCAGTTCATAAACCGGCAGCATTACGGCCGCGTTTTCATCCAGCACCGTTACCTGGCCGAAGAACGTTTCCTGCCCGGCGACTTCCAGTTCAGGCTTCGTTACTTCCTGTCCTTCAATATTCCGCTCAATAATAAGACCTTGAGCAAAAACACGGTCTATCTTTCTGCTTATAATGAAGTATTTTTAAATGCGGAATCACCCGTGTTCGACCGGAACCGGCTCTACGGCTCCATCGGCTATGTGATCAATAAGAATTTCAGGATGGAAGCCGGTTTCATGGCACAAACACTGGAGAACACGAACCGCAACCAGTTTCAACTGGTATTGTTCAACAACCTGCCGCTCACAAAAACAAAATAAGTCATGGCACAAGCTAAAGCAAAGACAGTGGAAACATCGGCCAGTGTGACCGCCTTTATCAAAAAGGCTGATAAAGCAAAACAGGCAGACAGCCTTGAATTGCTGAAGATATTTGAAAAAGCCTCGGGCTTTGAACCGAAGATGTGGGGCCCGGCCATCATCGGCTTTGGCAGCTATCATTACAAATATGAAAGCGGGCGGGAAGGCGATGCACCCCTTTGTGGATTCTCTCCCCGCAAACAGGCGTTCTCCTTTTACCTTTCTTCGGGTTTCAAAGAAAGGGAAGATCTGCTGAAAAAATTAGGTAAACACAAGGCCAGCAAAGCCTGCATCTACATAAAAAAGCTGGAAGACATAGATCTTACTGTTTTAAAGAAGATGATCCGTCTTTCGGTAACGTATACAAAAAGCCATTTGAACGGATGTTGTTAAATACGCAACAACCGTTGATTCCGGCATTAATTTTTTAATACCTTCGCACCATGAAAAATCACCGTACGATCACCCTCCTGCTGGCATTACTATTCAGTTCAGTCATTTCCATTGCCCAGTCCGACAAAGATGCACAGGCGTCTTATGACCAGGGCATACGGCTCAAAGACGAAAAAAAGACCTCGGAAGCCTTTGAGAAATTCAAGGAGGCCATTGCTGCCAATCCAAAACATACCGATGCACTCTACCAGGCCGGCTGGTGCCAGAACGAACTGAAAAATTACAACAGCGCCGTCAGTTACCTGCACAAGGCAAGGCAAACAGGCGTTGCCACGCCCAAACTTTATTTTGAAATGGGTTATGCCTTTGAGAAACTGAATAAGAGTGATTCGGCGATCTTCTATTACAACAAATGCCTGGAGCTGAAACCCGGTTATGCCGGCGTGTATAAGCAACTGGGAAATATGGCCTATACCAGGGATGATTATGAGGATGCACTGGACCTGTTCGGTAAATACGAGGAATTTTCAAAGAAAGACATAACCGACTACTTGTACTGGTACCGAAAAGGCTTTACCTATAATGCACTGAAGCAATACAACAATGCAAAGGAGTCGTTGAATAGATCGCTTTCGTACAGGAATGACAACATGAACACATTCCTGGAACTTGGTTTTGCCTGCTTTAAACTTAAACAGGATGATGACGCCATCCGGCATTATAAGTCTGCCATAGCTATTGATCCCAAAAGCCATATCCCCTATAATGGCATTGCCGAAGTATACCGGGATAACAGGAAAGATATGAATGAGGCCATGAAGTGGTACCGCAAAACGCTTGAAATGAATCCTACTGAAAGGAAAGCCAGCTATGGCATGGGGTACTGTCTTAACTCCAAAGAGCAATTCAGTGAAGCGGTCAGTTACCTGAAGACAGCCATAGAAAAAGAGCCCACCTATACGGCAGCTTACGTGGAGCTTGGTTACAGTTATTACAAAACCGGCAAGGACCCGGATGCAGAAACCAATTTCAAAAAAGCCATGGAACTCAATCCCAAAAATGAGAATGCCCGGTATTATGCCTGCCTGATGTACGTAAAACAAAAGAATAAAGCAAAGGCGCAGAAAATGGTGGACGAGTTAAGGGGCCTTTCTTCAAAACATGTAAGCATCCTGCAGCCAAAAGTGGATGCACTGTGACGGGGATCTGTCATATTTTAACAGCGGCTTAAAAATAACAGGCTTCAACCATCGTTAACCCCTCATGATAAAAACACTGACTGGTATATTCATCCTGTTAAGCAGTATATCGTATGCACAAGACCGTACGGGGGCCACTCAATTTGATGAATTCATCAGCAAGTCAGCCATTGAATGGGCGGCCTATGTAAATGACCAGGTGAAATTTGAAAAAGTACAGCTGAACAGGCTCCTGCTGGAAAGGCTCATCAAAAAAGAGATCAAAGCAACACTTCCCGTTTATTATGGACTGAATGATGCAAATCCCATTACGTACCTCGACAAAGACTCTGTTGACAACGTGATGTTATACCCGGGCAACAGGCTGCTTCCATATGATTCAACCGGCAATGACCCTGCCATTGACCCGGAAACTTCAAAAAACGGTCTCCATACAGATTCGTTGATTTTTACTGACATTATCCAGATCCTTTATGTTGAAAACGGCAGGTTAAAAAGTTATGTACCCTGGGTTTCTCCCATGATGCCTATCCGGACCAGCCAGGGACTTTACCTGGGATCAGGTGATTATTTCAGTACCTGTTTCAGTTTTAGATACAACCATCCCCTGCGTAAGAAAAGAAAAGACATGTTTCTCACTGAAACGAAACGAAGAATAAATCTGGATTCCGCAGGAGCTATCAGCAATATAAAACAGCTTTATGACCGCAACCTGGTTGAAACGCTCTGGCCCTTTATTTTAGAAGGGAAGCCGGAGGCCTTTTCCGTTGAAACAAATACCAGGTTAAAAAAGGAAGAGATCAACGAATACCTGTTGAATAAGACAAGGATCGCGGTTCCGGTTTATGATTCTACGGGAACCCCTTCGGGGTTTGAGTACCGCCGCACCGGTTTTGAACCGGGAAAGATCACCCGGATAGAACTGGTCCAGGACTGGTATTACAGCCGCAAAAACAATATTGTTTTCAATAAGATCAAAGAGCTGTTCCTTTATGTAAAAACAGCTTCCGCAGATGAGGAAAACTCCGGATACCGCCCGGTTTTAAAAATAGTTTTTAATTGAAAAACTTTCTACATTTACACCCTCATTGCTCCCCGGAATTGTTTTATTCTAACGCAGAGCCAACTCCACCCAGCATCATCCGTTCATTTAAAACCGGTTTTTATGTCTGTCAACAAAGAAATAAAAAAGGTCACCACCAATACCTTGCAGAAAATGAAGGCGGCCGGAGAAAAGATCTCCATGATCACGGCTTACGATTTTTCCTTTGCCCGGATATTTGATGCTGCGGGTATCGACATCATCCTGGTGGGCGACAGCGCCAGCAATGTAATGGCGGGCCATGAGACCACCCTGCCCATCACCCTCGACCAGATGATCTACCATGCACAAAGTGTGGTACGGGGCATCAACCGTTGCCTGGTGGTGGTGGATATGCCCTTTGGTTACTATCAATCCAACTCAGATATAGCGCTTGCTTCAGCCATTAAGATCATGAAAGAGACCGGCGGCCACTCGGTAAAACTGGAAGGAGGCGAAGAAGTGCTGGACTCGGTCAAAAAGATCGTGAGCGCCGGTATCCCCGTAATGGGGCATTTGGGACTGACCCCGCAAAGCATTTATAAGTTCGGTACGTACAACGTGCGGGCAAAAGAAATTGACGAAGCCGCAAAACTAAAAAAAGACGCCCTGCTGCTCCAGGAAGCCGGTGCGTTTGCCATTGTGCTGGAAAAGATCCCGGCGGTACTGGCAAAAGAGGTAAGTGAAAGCCTGCACATACCCACCATCGGCATTGGGGCCGGCGGCAGTTGCGACGGGCAGGTGCTTGTAATGCACGATATGCTGGGCATCAATACCGAATTCAAACCCCGGTTCCTCCGGCAATACCTCAACCTCTACGAACAGATAGACGGGGCCGTAAAACAATATATTGCTGATGTAAAAAGCCGGGACTTCCCCAACGAGAGTGAGCAGTATTGATTCAGGATCCAAGATACCGGATACAGGATTCAGGATAAAAGAGAGGGAAACCGGATAATGCGGCGGCCCTATCCTGTATCTTGCATCCCGCATCCTGAATCCTGAATCCTGAATCCTGAATCCTGAATCCTGAATCCTGAATCCTGAATCCTGAATCCTGAATCCTGAATCCTGAATCCTGAATCCTGAATCCTGAATCCTGAATCCCGTTTCCCCCCGATTCGGTAACTTGCGGCTCAATTTTTAACGATAAATCATCCCGTTCACATGGATATTCTAAAGACATTAAATGTAAAGGCAACCAATGACGGTGTTTCCACCGGATCAACTTCAATAAAAGCAAAAGGTGAAAAACTTGATTCCTGCTCTCCCGTTGACGGAAAACGGATTGCCACGGTTACAGGCGCCGATGCAAAAAGTTATGAAGCCGTTATCAAAAAAGCACAGGAGGCTTTTCTGGAATGGAGAATGTGGCCTGCGCCAAAACGCGGGGAAGTAGTAAGACAGGTGGGGGAAGAATTAAGAAAGAATAAACAGGCCCTTGGTCAACTGGTAAGTTACGAAATGGGCAAGAGCCTCCAGGAGGGTTTGGGCGAAGTGCAGGAGATGATCGACATCTGCGACTTTGCCGTTGGCCTATCAAGACAATTACATGGGTTGACCATGCACAGCGAAAGGCCCGGGCACCGGATGTATGAACAGTATCACCCGCTGGGGATCGTTGGCGTTATCTCGGCCTTTAATTTCCCCGTGGCGGTATGGAGCTGGAATGCTGCCCTTGCCTGGGTATGTGGTGATGTATGTATATGGAAGCCGAGCGAAAAAGTACCCCTTTGTGCCATCGCCTGCCAGAACATCATTCAGCCTGTGTTCAAAAAGAACAATGTGCCCGAAGGCGTTTCAAATATCATTTGCGGCGGAAGGAATGTGGGCGAATGGATGAGTAATGATACAAGGATCCCTTTGCTGTCGGCAACAGGCAGTACTCGGATGGGTAAAGCCGTGGGTGCGGCCGTTGGTCAGCGCCTGGGAAGAAGTTTACTGGAACTGGGCGGCAACAATGCCATCATCATTTCAGCTGACGCCGATCTTGATATGGCCCTGATAGGCGCTGCCTTTGGCGCTGTGGGTACAGCAGGACAAAGATGTACCAGCACACGCAGGCTCATCATTCATGAAAAGATCTACAATAAGTTCAGGGATAAACTGGTGAATGCATATAAGCAGCTTAAGATCGGCAACCCGCTTGATCAAAAGAACCATGTGGGTCCGCTGATCGATAAAGATGCGGTGAAGATGTACCTGGATGCCATTGAAAAATGCAAGGCGGAAGGCGGAAAATTTGTAGTGGAAGGCGGCGTACTGAAAGGCAAAGGATATGAAAGCGGTTGTTATGTAAAACCATGCATTGCCGAAGTAAAGAACAGTTTTGCCATTGTACAGCATGAGACCTTTGCCCCCATCCTGTACCTGATGAAGTACAAGACCATGGATGAAGCGATAGCTATGCAGAACGGGGTACCGCAGGGATTATCATCGGCCATCATGACGAATAATTTACGGGAAGCTGAAAAATTCCTCTCTCATGCCGGAAGCGATTGCGGCATTGCCAACGTGAACATCGGCACTTCAGGAGCAGAGATAGGCGGTGCATTTGGCGGCGAAAAAGAAACCGGCGGCGGCCGTGAAAGCGGCAGCGACGCCTGGAAGGTATACATGCGCAGGCAGACCAATACCATCAATTATACCGATAAACTGCCCCTGGCACAGGGCATTAAGTTCAACCTATAAAGTTTTGTAAATAAATACTGGTGGTGCGGCTGTTAAGGCTGCAATATCTAATTTCGATAAAAATAATTATGCAGCTATGAATAAATTTTTAAAAACCGCTGTTATCCTGTTATTTCTGAGTGCTGTTTCTTATGCCCAAACGGCAAAAGAAGAAGTGCCAAAAGGCTGGCATATGATGGATAAAACAGCTACCGGCTACTACGGCGTAAGTGCCGATAAGGCGTACGAATTCCTGAAAAGCAAGAACCTGAAAAGCAAAACGGTTGTTGTGGCGGTCATTGACAGCGGTATTGACACCCTGCACGAGGACCTGAAACCTGTTTTGTGGACCAACCCGAAAGAAATTCCCGGCAATGGTATCGATGATGACGGCAACGGCTATATTGATGACATACATGGCTGGAATTTCCTGGGTGGAAAAGATGGCCGCAGCGTGAAAGAAGACAGTTACGAAGGGGCACGGGTGTATTACAGCCTGAAAAGCAAGTGGGATAACAGGCAGGTAAATAAAGAATCCTTAAACAAAA from Chitinophagaceae bacterium encodes the following:
- a CDS encoding tail fiber domain-containing protein encodes the protein MLKRIALLQIFISVYCIHGSAQSLAINTDGSPAHASALLDVKSTTKGILIPRMTKAQKNSIATPAAGLLICQVAPDSTGFYYYDGGTWIWLSSSSTGWSTTGNAGTDTSVNFIGTLDLMPVRFKQNNSWIGQFDMNQSNFFIGTDAGISITTGSGNTAFGNNALTKVTTSASNTAIGNNALQNTTGLFNTAVGANALLNNASGNSNVAIGATSLANHRSGESNTAIGSNAMNGDTTGSNNVAVGAASMFNTKNTTNNVAVGYNTLLNNRSGNNKTAVGASALALDTSLASNTAIGTLAMLANVSGSGNVAVGGFALKANTAGSRNTAVGDSAMVTQSFNGGVNYFMDNTAVGSKALFYNQPTNATNGVKNTGIGSEALYLNTTGQENTAVGTGALHDNITGSQHTAMGRSAHRLSKSGNSTSYFGYESGYNDSLGSRNTGMGSFVLRNLGSGSNNVAIGYEALYNSTASNNTVIGFVAARTSTSATGILAVGDSALFSNTGNNNLAIGSRALRDNISGASNLAIGRNALESNTLCSQNTAIGESALATMNFASGMLSNNVAVGYRSLFSVNPAAVTNSGNQNTAIGTSTADDLVTGYNNTIVGYLTGNNLTTGFQNTFIGHTSGGATTGSQNTLLGASTLAGASISNATAIGYDASVTQSNSMVFGDVNVTRWGFGINTAAANILEFNNAVTTARLTTGGVWTDVSDRNKKTDLLLMDGRSVLQKIAEMPVYRYRYSNTADEYHISPMAQDFQNLFQVGDGKSLSALDKSGVALIGIQQLKKENEALKKELAELKKMVMEKMTKE
- a CDS encoding DUF2490 domain-containing protein, with protein sequence MRSVLVVLIAFNFSIAVAQRSNAGNWFIYFGNQSISKKWNWWNEVQYRNYNFAGDLQQLLLRTGIGYNLTENNNNILLGYGFIHSQRYLPGTNNKSGSNEHRLYQQFINRQHYGRVFIQHRYLAEERFLPGDFQFRLRYFLSFNIPLNNKTLSKNTVYLSAYNEVFLNAESPVFDRNRLYGSIGYVINKNFRMEAGFMAQTLENTNRNQFQLVLFNNLPLTKTK
- a CDS encoding DUF1801 domain-containing protein, with translation MAQAKAKTVETSASVTAFIKKADKAKQADSLELLKIFEKASGFEPKMWGPAIIGFGSYHYKYESGREGDAPLCGFSPRKQAFSFYLSSGFKEREDLLKKLGKHKASKACIYIKKLEDIDLTVLKKMIRLSVTYTKSHLNGCC
- a CDS encoding tetratricopeptide repeat protein, with the protein product MKNHRTITLLLALLFSSVISIAQSDKDAQASYDQGIRLKDEKKTSEAFEKFKEAIAANPKHTDALYQAGWCQNELKNYNSAVSYLHKARQTGVATPKLYFEMGYAFEKLNKSDSAIFYYNKCLELKPGYAGVYKQLGNMAYTRDDYEDALDLFGKYEEFSKKDITDYLYWYRKGFTYNALKQYNNAKESLNRSLSYRNDNMNTFLELGFACFKLKQDDDAIRHYKSAIAIDPKSHIPYNGIAEVYRDNRKDMNEAMKWYRKTLEMNPTERKASYGMGYCLNSKEQFSEAVSYLKTAIEKEPTYTAAYVELGYSYYKTGKDPDAETNFKKAMELNPKNENARYYACLMYVKQKNKAKAQKMVDELRGLSSKHVSILQPKVDAL
- the panB gene encoding 3-methyl-2-oxobutanoate hydroxymethyltransferase, coding for MSVNKEIKKVTTNTLQKMKAAGEKISMITAYDFSFARIFDAAGIDIILVGDSASNVMAGHETTLPITLDQMIYHAQSVVRGINRCLVVVDMPFGYYQSNSDIALASAIKIMKETGGHSVKLEGGEEVLDSVKKIVSAGIPVMGHLGLTPQSIYKFGTYNVRAKEIDEAAKLKKDALLLQEAGAFAIVLEKIPAVLAKEVSESLHIPTIGIGAGGSCDGQVLVMHDMLGINTEFKPRFLRQYLNLYEQIDGAVKQYIADVKSRDFPNESEQY
- a CDS encoding aldehyde dehydrogenase family protein, whose protein sequence is MDILKTLNVKATNDGVSTGSTSIKAKGEKLDSCSPVDGKRIATVTGADAKSYEAVIKKAQEAFLEWRMWPAPKRGEVVRQVGEELRKNKQALGQLVSYEMGKSLQEGLGEVQEMIDICDFAVGLSRQLHGLTMHSERPGHRMYEQYHPLGIVGVISAFNFPVAVWSWNAALAWVCGDVCIWKPSEKVPLCAIACQNIIQPVFKKNNVPEGVSNIICGGRNVGEWMSNDTRIPLLSATGSTRMGKAVGAAVGQRLGRSLLELGGNNAIIISADADLDMALIGAAFGAVGTAGQRCTSTRRLIIHEKIYNKFRDKLVNAYKQLKIGNPLDQKNHVGPLIDKDAVKMYLDAIEKCKAEGGKFVVEGGVLKGKGYESGCYVKPCIAEVKNSFAIVQHETFAPILYLMKYKTMDEAIAMQNGVPQGLSSAIMTNNLREAEKFLSHAGSDCGIANVNIGTSGAEIGGAFGGEKETGGGRESGSDAWKVYMRRQTNTINYTDKLPLAQGIKFNL